The following proteins come from a genomic window of Oncorhynchus mykiss isolate Arlee chromosome 19, USDA_OmykA_1.1, whole genome shotgun sequence:
- the LOC110497734 gene encoding epithelial cell adhesion molecule isoform X3, with product MMIYILITDKECNDDAFPVREDCEVDTVCGEAICHHNQYVTCHVNRCGTCEPVFRGYDNITVNCTQLTPKCRLIHLEMLSKHRTGTMLTGGSLGTKYHPNCDGAGMFRPKQCREEDTKLCWCVNNAGVPVSDKTHDPLKCDRLVTVHVIDIQFTFKVEFTPVAKTMDEIRRQLVLKLDREYTLDKTQILDITVRELYQVVSIRLTDDRTDKEPVDIATVAYYIERDVRHFLKSNRFGFEVDGRRLEVARDSVKVLFFHYDHQHMDMMTINPGFAALILIIALAIIIGVSVSVVVQRKALLERRFQFEVIEVQGQNNHLEQQEATMTYFVM from the exons ATGATGATCTATATTCTGATCACAGATAAAGAATGTAATGATGATGCATTTCCTGTCCGGGAAGACTGTGAAGTTGACACAGTGTGTGGAGAAGCTATATGTCATCACAACCAGTATGTCACCTGCCATGTCAACCGCTGTGGCACCTGTGAACCTGTGTTCCGAGGCTATGACAACATCACTGTCAACTGTACCCAGT TGACTCCCAAGTGTCGTCTAATACACCTGGAGATGTTGAGTAAGCACAGGACAGGAACCATGTTAACTGGGGGGAGTTTAGGGACAAAGTACCATCCAAACTGTGATGGAGCTGGTATGTTCAGACCTAAACAGTGCAGAGAGGAGGACACCAAACTATGCTGGTGTGTTAACAACGCTGGAGTCCCAGTCTCGGACAAGACACATGACCCCCTCAAATGTGACAGGCTGGTCACAGTCCA TGTCATTGATATTCAATTCACATTTAAAGTGGAGTTCACACCTGTTGCAAAAACCATGGATGAGATACGAAG GCAGTTGGTATTAAAGCTGGACAGGGAATATACGCTGGATAAAACACAGATCCTAGACATAACT GTGCGGGAACTGTACCAAGTAGTGTCCATCCGGCTGACTGACGACAGGACAGACAAGGAGCCAGTGGACATAGCAACTGTGGCCTACTACATTGAGAGAGATGTGAGACATTTT TTGAAAAGCAACAGGTTTGGGTTTGAGGTGGACGGCCGGAGACTAGAGGTGGCGAGGGACTCCGTCAAGGTCCTATTCTTTCACTATGACCACCAACACATGGACATGATGACCATCAATCCAGGCTTTGCTGCCCTCATCCTCATCATTGCCCTGGCCATTATCAttggtgtttctgtgtct GTGGTGGTACAAAGGAAAGCTCTGCTGGAGAGGAGATTCCAGTTTGAAGTCATTGAG gttcaagggcagaacaaccACCTGGAACAGCAAGAAGCTACCATGACCTACTTTGTCATGTGA
- the LOC110497734 gene encoding epithelial cell adhesion molecule isoform X4 has product MMIYILITDKECNDDAFPVREDCEVDTVCGEAICHHNQYVTCHVNRCGTCEPVFRGYDNITVNCTQLTPKCRLIHLEMLSKHRTGTMLTGGSLGTKYHPNCDGAGMFRPKQCREEDTKLCWCVNNAGVPVSDKTHDPLKCDRLVTVHVIDIQFTFKVEFTPVAKTMDEIRRQLVLKLDREYTLDKTQILDITVRELYQVVSIRLTDDRTDKEPVDIATVAYYIERDLKSNRFGFEVDGRRLEVARDSVKVLFFHYDHQHMDMMTINPGFAALILIIALAIIIGVSVSVVVQRKALLERRFQFEVIEVQGQNNHLEQQEATMTYFVM; this is encoded by the exons ATGATGATCTATATTCTGATCACAGATAAAGAATGTAATGATGATGCATTTCCTGTCCGGGAAGACTGTGAAGTTGACACAGTGTGTGGAGAAGCTATATGTCATCACAACCAGTATGTCACCTGCCATGTCAACCGCTGTGGCACCTGTGAACCTGTGTTCCGAGGCTATGACAACATCACTGTCAACTGTACCCAGT TGACTCCCAAGTGTCGTCTAATACACCTGGAGATGTTGAGTAAGCACAGGACAGGAACCATGTTAACTGGGGGGAGTTTAGGGACAAAGTACCATCCAAACTGTGATGGAGCTGGTATGTTCAGACCTAAACAGTGCAGAGAGGAGGACACCAAACTATGCTGGTGTGTTAACAACGCTGGAGTCCCAGTCTCGGACAAGACACATGACCCCCTCAAATGTGACAGGCTGGTCACAGTCCA TGTCATTGATATTCAATTCACATTTAAAGTGGAGTTCACACCTGTTGCAAAAACCATGGATGAGATACGAAG GCAGTTGGTATTAAAGCTGGACAGGGAATATACGCTGGATAAAACACAGATCCTAGACATAACT GTGCGGGAACTGTACCAAGTAGTGTCCATCCGGCTGACTGACGACAGGACAGACAAGGAGCCAGTGGACATAGCAACTGTGGCCTACTACATTGAGAGAGAT TTGAAAAGCAACAGGTTTGGGTTTGAGGTGGACGGCCGGAGACTAGAGGTGGCGAGGGACTCCGTCAAGGTCCTATTCTTTCACTATGACCACCAACACATGGACATGATGACCATCAATCCAGGCTTTGCTGCCCTCATCCTCATCATTGCCCTGGCCATTATCAttggtgtttctgtgtct GTGGTGGTACAAAGGAAAGCTCTGCTGGAGAGGAGATTCCAGTTTGAAGTCATTGAG gttcaagggcagaacaaccACCTGGAACAGCAAGAAGCTACCATGACCTACTTTGTCATGTGA
- the LOC110497734 gene encoding epithelial cell adhesion molecule isoform X2, with amino-acid sequence MMIYILITDKECNDDAFPVREDCEVDTVCGEAICHHNQYVTCHVNRCGTCEPVFRGYDNITVNCTQLTPKCRLIHLEMLSKHRTGTMLTGGSLGTKYHPNCDGAGMFRPKQCREEDTKLCWCVNNAGVPVSDKTHDPLKCDRLVTVHVIDIQFTFKVEFTPVAKTMDEIRRQLVLKLDREYTLDKTQILDITVRELYQVVSIRLTDDRTDKEPVDIATVAYYIERDLKSNRFGFEVDGRRLEVARDSVKVLFFHYDHQHMDMMTINPGFAALILIIALAIIIGVSVSVSKSKTNCTLDLVQYHCHPHNFSLSLSITIVRWWYKGKLCWRGDSSLKSLRFKGRTTTWNSKKLP; translated from the exons ATGATGATCTATATTCTGATCACAGATAAAGAATGTAATGATGATGCATTTCCTGTCCGGGAAGACTGTGAAGTTGACACAGTGTGTGGAGAAGCTATATGTCATCACAACCAGTATGTCACCTGCCATGTCAACCGCTGTGGCACCTGTGAACCTGTGTTCCGAGGCTATGACAACATCACTGTCAACTGTACCCAGT TGACTCCCAAGTGTCGTCTAATACACCTGGAGATGTTGAGTAAGCACAGGACAGGAACCATGTTAACTGGGGGGAGTTTAGGGACAAAGTACCATCCAAACTGTGATGGAGCTGGTATGTTCAGACCTAAACAGTGCAGAGAGGAGGACACCAAACTATGCTGGTGTGTTAACAACGCTGGAGTCCCAGTCTCGGACAAGACACATGACCCCCTCAAATGTGACAGGCTGGTCACAGTCCA TGTCATTGATATTCAATTCACATTTAAAGTGGAGTTCACACCTGTTGCAAAAACCATGGATGAGATACGAAG GCAGTTGGTATTAAAGCTGGACAGGGAATATACGCTGGATAAAACACAGATCCTAGACATAACT GTGCGGGAACTGTACCAAGTAGTGTCCATCCGGCTGACTGACGACAGGACAGACAAGGAGCCAGTGGACATAGCAACTGTGGCCTACTACATTGAGAGAGAT TTGAAAAGCAACAGGTTTGGGTTTGAGGTGGACGGCCGGAGACTAGAGGTGGCGAGGGACTCCGTCAAGGTCCTATTCTTTCACTATGACCACCAACACATGGACATGATGACCATCAATCCAGGCTTTGCTGCCCTCATCCTCATCATTGCCCTGGCCATTATCAttggtgtttctgtgtctgtgagtAAGAGCAAAACTAATTGTACACTAGATTTAGTACAATACCACTGCCATCCTcacaacttctctctctctttgtccatcACTATTGTCAGGTGGTGGTACAAAGGAAAGCTCTGCTGGAGAGGAGATTCCAGTTTGAAGTCATTGAG gttcaagggcagaacaaccACCTGGAACAGCAAGAAGCTACCATGA
- the LOC110497734 gene encoding epithelial cell adhesion molecule isoform X1 has translation MMIYILITDKECNDDAFPVREDCEVDTVCGEAICHHNQYVTCHVNRCGTCEPVFRGYDNITVNCTQLTPKCRLIHLEMLSKHRTGTMLTGGSLGTKYHPNCDGAGMFRPKQCREEDTKLCWCVNNAGVPVSDKTHDPLKCDRLVTVHVIDIQFTFKVEFTPVAKTMDEIRRQLVLKLDREYTLDKTQILDITVRELYQVVSIRLTDDRTDKEPVDIATVAYYIERDVRHFLKSNRFGFEVDGRRLEVARDSVKVLFFHYDHQHMDMMTINPGFAALILIIALAIIIGVSVSVSKSKTNCTLDLVQYHCHPHNFSLSLSITIVRWWYKGKLCWRGDSSLKSLRFKGRTTTWNSKKLP, from the exons ATGATGATCTATATTCTGATCACAGATAAAGAATGTAATGATGATGCATTTCCTGTCCGGGAAGACTGTGAAGTTGACACAGTGTGTGGAGAAGCTATATGTCATCACAACCAGTATGTCACCTGCCATGTCAACCGCTGTGGCACCTGTGAACCTGTGTTCCGAGGCTATGACAACATCACTGTCAACTGTACCCAGT TGACTCCCAAGTGTCGTCTAATACACCTGGAGATGTTGAGTAAGCACAGGACAGGAACCATGTTAACTGGGGGGAGTTTAGGGACAAAGTACCATCCAAACTGTGATGGAGCTGGTATGTTCAGACCTAAACAGTGCAGAGAGGAGGACACCAAACTATGCTGGTGTGTTAACAACGCTGGAGTCCCAGTCTCGGACAAGACACATGACCCCCTCAAATGTGACAGGCTGGTCACAGTCCA TGTCATTGATATTCAATTCACATTTAAAGTGGAGTTCACACCTGTTGCAAAAACCATGGATGAGATACGAAG GCAGTTGGTATTAAAGCTGGACAGGGAATATACGCTGGATAAAACACAGATCCTAGACATAACT GTGCGGGAACTGTACCAAGTAGTGTCCATCCGGCTGACTGACGACAGGACAGACAAGGAGCCAGTGGACATAGCAACTGTGGCCTACTACATTGAGAGAGATGTGAGACATTTT TTGAAAAGCAACAGGTTTGGGTTTGAGGTGGACGGCCGGAGACTAGAGGTGGCGAGGGACTCCGTCAAGGTCCTATTCTTTCACTATGACCACCAACACATGGACATGATGACCATCAATCCAGGCTTTGCTGCCCTCATCCTCATCATTGCCCTGGCCATTATCAttggtgtttctgtgtctgtgagtAAGAGCAAAACTAATTGTACACTAGATTTAGTACAATACCACTGCCATCCTcacaacttctctctctctttgtccatcACTATTGTCAGGTGGTGGTACAAAGGAAAGCTCTGCTGGAGAGGAGATTCCAGTTTGAAGTCATTGAG gttcaagggcagaacaaccACCTGGAACAGCAAGAAGCTACCATGA